From a single Granulicella aggregans genomic region:
- a CDS encoding NCS1 family nucleobase:cation symporter-1, which translates to MIQATSLTNEDLAPTTPEQRTWGTYNYIALWFSMSMEITTYMLASSLIAGGMNWKQALFTILLGNLIVLIPMLLNAHAGAKYGIPFPVFVRASFGLRGANIPAILRAIVACGWFGVQSWLGGQAIAAMVNVLWPASAHMPWVLWACFLGFWCLNMVIVWRGVESIRFLQSFSAPFMLVMSLTLLVWMVHKAGGFGPMLSAPSQFKTTGSFLHFFFPMLTAMVGYWATLSLNIPDFTRYAKSQESQIFGQAFGLPVAMTFYSFIGIAVTSASTVVFGEPIWSPITLIGRFHQPYIAFLALIALLVATLNVNIGANVVSPSNDFSNLAPRLISFRTGGMITGLLGLAMMPWKLMSSFGNYIFGWLVGYSALLGPVAGIMVADYFLIRGTRLDVSSLYHRGGPYEYSKGFNPRAIAALVIGVIVALCGLVIPSLRFLYDYAWFVGFFLSSAIYVVLMRAFTPEEVRSLDQPLVVEEAL; encoded by the coding sequence ATGATCCAAGCGACGAGTCTTACCAACGAAGACCTTGCCCCCACAACGCCCGAGCAGCGCACTTGGGGGACCTACAACTACATCGCCCTCTGGTTCTCCATGTCGATGGAGATCACCACCTACATGCTCGCCTCGTCGTTGATCGCGGGCGGCATGAACTGGAAGCAGGCGCTGTTCACCATCCTGCTGGGCAACCTGATCGTGCTCATCCCGATGCTCCTCAACGCCCATGCGGGCGCCAAGTACGGCATCCCCTTCCCCGTCTTCGTGCGTGCCTCCTTTGGATTGCGCGGCGCCAACATCCCTGCCATCCTGCGGGCGATCGTCGCCTGCGGATGGTTTGGTGTTCAGTCCTGGCTCGGCGGACAGGCGATCGCCGCCATGGTCAACGTACTCTGGCCCGCGTCGGCCCATATGCCATGGGTTCTCTGGGCCTGCTTCCTCGGCTTCTGGTGCTTGAATATGGTCATCGTGTGGCGCGGCGTCGAATCGATCCGTTTCCTGCAAAGCTTCTCCGCACCCTTCATGCTCGTCATGTCGCTCACGCTCCTGGTGTGGATGGTTCACAAGGCGGGCGGCTTCGGGCCCATGCTCTCCGCGCCCAGCCAGTTCAAGACCACCGGCAGCTTCCTCCACTTCTTCTTCCCCATGCTCACGGCCATGGTCGGCTACTGGGCGACGTTGTCCTTGAACATCCCCGACTTCACCCGCTACGCCAAATCGCAGGAATCGCAGATCTTCGGCCAGGCCTTCGGCCTCCCCGTTGCGATGACCTTCTACTCCTTCATCGGCATCGCCGTCACCTCAGCCTCGACGGTCGTCTTCGGCGAGCCCATCTGGAGCCCGATCACGCTCATCGGCCGCTTCCATCAACCGTACATCGCCTTCCTCGCCCTGATCGCCCTACTCGTCGCCACGCTCAACGTGAACATCGGCGCAAACGTGGTCTCTCCCTCGAACGACTTCTCGAACCTGGCACCAAGACTCATCAGCTTCCGCACCGGCGGCATGATCACCGGCCTCCTCGGCCTCGCCATGATGCCCTGGAAGCTGATGAGCAGCTTCGGCAACTACATCTTCGGATGGCTCGTCGGCTACTCCGCTCTGCTCGGCCCCGTCGCTGGAATCATGGTCGCCGACTACTTCCTCATCCGCGGCACACGCCTCGACGTCAGCTCTCTCTATCATCGAGGCGGCCCCTACGAGTACAGCAAGGGCTTCAACCCCAGGGCGATTGCAGCCCTCGTGATCGGGGTCATCGTCGCCCTCTGCGGCCTGGTCATCCCGTCGCTGCGCTTCCTCTACGACTATGCCTGGTTTGTCGGCTTCTTCCTCTCAAGCGCTATCTACGTCGTCCTGATGCGAGCCTTCACCCCTGAAGAAGTGCGTTCACTGGATCAACCGCTCGTGGTCGAGGAAGCCCTCTAA